A DNA window from Salarias fasciatus chromosome 23 unlocalized genomic scaffold, fSalaFa1.1 super_scaffold_20, whole genome shotgun sequence contains the following coding sequences:
- the LOC115383937 gene encoding uncharacterized protein LOC115383937 isoform X2, translating to MRHWTAGSTGQSPFVNSNLTRHPIVTMASTISSKYQELVSRSRLISGGRPNIYQLEPTKKECGALTRLTVGERNLNRPNKTILLVGERGTGKSTLINDLFNHSMGVTWEDEVWFQLVEESSDQSESATSDVMVYQIFEFESNAPANSLTIIDTPGFGDIGGTEHDAIISERLLDMIQVRAVCAALTRWVWW from the exons ATGAGGCATTGGACTGCAGGCTCTAcgggacaaag cccATTCGTTAACAGCAATCTGACACGACATCCCATCGTCACCATGGCATC TACCATCTCATCCAAGTATCAAGAACTGGTCTCCAGAAGCAGGCTGATCTCAGGAGGACGTCCCAACATCTACCAGCTGGAACCCACCAAGAAGGAGTGTGGTGCTCTGACCAGACTGACTGTTGGAGAGAGAAACCTGAACAGACCCAATAAAACCATCCTGCTGGTTGGTGAAAGAGGAACTGGAAAGTCGACACTGATCAATGATCTGTTCAACCACAGCATGGGAGTGACGTGGGAGGACGAAGTCTGGTtccagctggtggaggagagctCTGATCAGAGTGAGAGTGCCACCTCAGATGTTATGGTGTACCAGATCTTCGAATTTGAAAGTAATGCTCCAGCCAACTCTCTGACCATCATCGATACTCCGGGATTCGGAGACATCGGAGGGACAGAACACGACGCAATCATCAGTGAAAGACTGCTGGACATGATTCAAGTGAGGGCGGTGTGTGCAGCCTTGACGCGGTGGGTCTGGTGGTGA
- the LOC115383937 gene encoding uncharacterized protein LOC115383937 isoform X1: MGNVMGCAIRGAGVRLHGCRHSRCLVLHRGLRRRHEESRGQSHGRLMVGAVSAVVGTIMCDIVNSIVSSCCGQHRVRRRVRLHGCRHRRCLVQHRGRRRQRDEPHGQLHGRRRGHHRGHHRGPHRGLIVGIIVAGAVRSIMGGVVSSITGVAVYVVVFSVIVVGIMLSIMYFVSTLGSRSFQELSNCKSCEETCHYPCTQARKVRSVV; encoded by the coding sequence ATGGGCAACGTCATGGGCTGTGCCATACGCGGCGCCGGTGTGCGGCTCCATGGGTGTCGTCATAGCCGTTGTCTTGTCCTACATCGTGGGCTACGACGACGACATGAGGAGTCTCGTGGGCAGTCACACGGGCGGCTGATGGTCGGTGCCGTGAGCGCCGTCGTGGGCACCATCATGTGCGACATCGTGAACAGCATCGTGAGCAGCTGTTGTGGGCAGCATCGTGTGCGGCGCCGTGTGCGGCTCCATGGCTGTCGTCATAGGCGGTGTCTTGTCCAACATCGTGGGCGACGACGACAACGTGATGAGCCTCATGGGCAGCTACATGGGCGGCGTCGTGGGCATCATCGTGGGCATCATCGTGGGCCTCATCGGGGCCTCATCGTGGGCATCATTGTGGCTGGCGCCGTGCGCAGCATCATGGGCGGCGTCGTGAGCAGCATCACGGGCGTTGCCGTGTACGTCGTCGTGTTCAGCGTCATCGTGGTTGGCATCATGCTCAGCATCATGTACTTTGTCTCCACGCTTGGGTCCCGAAGTTTTCAGGAGCTGTCCAACTGCAAGTCCTGCGAGGAGACGTGTCACTATCCATGCACTCAGGCCAGGAAAGTGAGAAGTGTCGTGTGA
- the LOC115383930 gene encoding uncharacterized protein LOC115383930 → MASTISSKYQELVSRSRLISGGRPNVYQLEPTKKESGALTRLTFGERNLNRPNKTILLVGERGTGKSTLIDVLFNHSMGVTWEDEVWFQLVEESSDQSESATSDVIVYQIFGYEGTAPANSLTIIDTPGFGDIEGIEHDAIISERLLDMIRVEDGVCSLDAVGLVVKSSVNRLSDRLSYTFNSVMSLFAKDMERNIVVLVTHSDGITPQNTLQALDAAKIKCARNEKNQPTHFLFNNQQKIERTEEDEKSLEHAWRISKRGMDQFTAFLDRTTPQELEETAEVLNERVCLAACIQNLQEQIHLTELKRQEIQQKQEAVRKHEEAMAQNENYEGFIDESNKDTEEIPGGRYKDSDSGSDPGSGSCLCLGGVMGSIMVGVMVGGILANSVGNSEGNVEVGAMVGAMVGAVGSAIGGIVTGVLDDKCPARDHVKDTWKSITKTRKEPNTDELMKEESLNHNIKKPLLDILRDEEKKLLEDKWRLLDDAYQHVVHLDQIALNVNSVSTCVHYDFLIEHMSEKGDQEKAQKLEGMKSRIDDQSKSAAAYAETSSTGLTKRRKAEPELQ, encoded by the exons ATGGCATC tACCATCTCATCCAAGTATCAAGAATTGGTCTCCAGAAGCAGGCTGATCTCAGGAGGACGTCCCAACGTCTACCAGCTGGAACCCACCAAGAAGGAGTCTGGCGCTCTGACCAGACTGACTTTTGGAGAGAGAAACCTGAACAGACCCAATAAAACCATCCTGCTGGTTGGTGAAAGAGGAACTGGAAAGTCGACACTGATCGATGTTCTGTTCAACCACAGCATGGGAGTGACGTGGGAGGATGAAGTCTGGTtccagctggtggaggagagctCTGATCAGAGTGAGAGTGCCACCTCAGATGTTATTGTGTACCAGATCTTCGGATATGAAGGTACCGCTCCAGCCAACTCTCTGACCATCATCGATACTCCGGGATTCGGAGACATTGAAGGGATTGAACACGACGCCATCATAAGTGAAAGACTTCTGGACATGATTCGAGTGGAGGACGGTGTGTGCAGCCTTGACGCGGTGGGTCTGGTGGTGAAGTCCAGCGTGAATCGTCTGAGTGACCGACTGTCGTACACCTTCAACTCAGTGATGTCTCTGTTTGCAAAAGACATGGAGAGAAACATTGTGGTTCTGGTGACTCACTCAGATGGAATCACACCTCAAAATACTCTTCAGGCTCTCGATGCAGCCAAAATCAAATGTGCGAGGAACGAGAAGAACCAGCCAACTCACTTTCTGTTTAACAACCAACAGAAAAtagagagaacagaggaagatgaaaaaAGTTTGGAGCATGCATGGAGAATCTCCAAGAGAGGGATGGACCAGTTCACCGCCTTTTTAGATAGAACGACTCCTCAGGAACTGGAAGAAACGGCTGAAGTCCTGAATGAACGTGTTTGTCTGGCAGCCTGCATCCAAAACCTGCAGGAGCAGATCCATCTGACTGAGCTGAAGAGACAAGAGATCCAGCAGAAGCAGGAAGCTgtgagaaaacatgaagaagcAATGGCACAAAATGAGAACTACGAGGGTTTTATAGATGAGTCAAACAAAGATACAGAGGAGATTCCTGGAGGCCGGTACAAGGACTCAGACTCGGGCTCGGACCCGGGCTCGGGCTCGTGCTTGTGCTTGGGCGGCGTCATGGGCAGCATCATGGTCGGCGTTATGGTCGGCGGCATCTTAGCCAACAGTGTTGGCAACAGTGAGGGCAACGTTGAGGTCGGCGCTATGGTCGGCGCTATGGTCGGCGCCGTGGGCAGTGCCATAGGTGGCATCGTGACCGGCGTCTTGGACGACAAGTGTCCTGCACGGGATCACGTCAAAGACACATGGAAATCCATCACTAAGACACGGAAAGAGCCAAACACTGATGAACTCATGAAAGAGGAGTCTCTAAACCACAACATAAAAAAACCCCTGTTAGACATACTGAGAGATGAGGAGAAGAAATTGCTGGAGGACAagtggcggctgctggacgACGCCTACCAACATGTGGTCCATCTGGATCAGATCGCTCTCAATGTCAACTCAGTGTCCACCTGTGTCCACTACGACTTCCTGATTGAGCACATGTCAGAGAAAGGAGACCAGGAGAAGGCCCAAAAACTGGAGGGGATGAAGAGTCGAATAGACGACCAAAGCAAGTCAGCGGCCGCCTACGCAGAGACGAGCAGCACAGGACTGACAAAACGAAGGAAGGCGGAACCGGAGCTGCAGTGA